A window of the Pseudomonadota bacterium genome harbors these coding sequences:
- a CDS encoding aromatic ring-hydroxylating dioxygenase subunit alpha: MNEMTNLFDPARYEAVRRPLLEADTLPPDCYTSEAFYRREVETIFLKVWNFIGREDRVPNPGDYAAFEFVGVPVVIVRDRDGSVRAFANSCRHRGAKVMQGEGNCTVMSCPYHSWTYALDGRLIGAMEMDETDGFDRKNFGLVELRLETWAGFLFLNFDHDADPLSAWLGDLPEVLESYKLDDMATTRRVEYDLACNWKIYVENAMESYHVPTVHQQTIQKQKRDHNPPIPTGGEYCGLFTRHEGSRALLPGAKGFPYIPDLEGLAAQGTYYVLINPSTMFGLTYDCMWWLELHPISAGRTKLIVGSCFPTQTVARDDFDELVNNYYERWNKSIIEDNEISDLQQIGITSPFVKPGRFSYMEPLVHTIDNWVLDRVLG; the protein is encoded by the coding sequence ATGAACGAGATGACGAACCTTTTTGATCCCGCCCGGTATGAGGCGGTGCGACGCCCGTTGCTCGAGGCCGATACGCTGCCGCCGGATTGCTACACGTCCGAAGCCTTCTACCGCCGGGAGGTCGAGACGATCTTCTTGAAGGTCTGGAACTTCATCGGGCGCGAGGACCGCGTGCCCAATCCCGGTGACTACGCCGCCTTCGAGTTTGTCGGCGTGCCCGTCGTCATCGTTCGCGACCGTGACGGCAGCGTGCGCGCCTTCGCCAACTCATGCCGCCATCGCGGCGCCAAGGTGATGCAGGGCGAAGGCAATTGCACGGTCATGTCGTGCCCCTATCACAGCTGGACCTATGCCCTGGACGGCCGGCTGATCGGCGCCATGGAAATGGATGAGACTGATGGCTTCGATCGCAAGAACTTCGGCCTTGTCGAGCTTCGGCTGGAGACCTGGGCGGGCTTCCTGTTCCTGAATTTCGACCACGATGCCGACCCCTTGTCGGCATGGCTGGGTGATCTGCCGGAGGTGCTCGAGAGCTACAAGCTCGACGACATGGCAACGACGCGCCGTGTCGAGTACGACCTCGCCTGCAACTGGAAGATCTATGTTGAGAACGCGATGGAATCCTATCACGTCCCAACCGTGCACCAGCAGACGATCCAGAAACAGAAACGCGATCATAACCCGCCGATCCCCACTGGCGGCGAATACTGCGGCCTGTTCACCCGCCACGAAGGCAGCCGCGCGCTGCTGCCCGGCGCCAAAGGCTTCCCCTATATCCCCGACTTGGAAGGGCTGGCCGCCCAGGGCACGTACTATGTCCTGATTAATCCCTCGACCATGTTCGGGCTGACCTATGACTGCATGTGGTGGCTGGAGCTGCACCCGATCAGCGCGGGACGCACCAAACTCATCGTCGGTTCGTGTTTTCCGACGCAGACGGTCGCGCGCGACGACTTCGACGAACTCGTGAACAACTATTACGAACGCTGGAACAAGTCGATCATCGAAGACAACGAGATCTCCGATCTCCAGCAGATCGGCATCACCTCGCCCTTCGTCAAACCCGGCCGGTTCTCCTACATGGAGCCATTGGTCCACACCATCGACAACTGGGTTCTCGACCGAGTTCTCGGATAG